Proteins from a single region of Streptomyces vinaceus:
- a CDS encoding caspase, EACC1-associated type: MSVLPDPGATRAVLIGTSRYDHLEQLPAVSNNLTALAAALAEPFSWGLPPEHCVTLSNPTTAEMTMSAVRAAAEQARDTVLIYFAGHGLVDPENDLYLAMPQSRQQRVETGLSYRWLRQALLNGRAERCVVVLDCCYSGLALGAMGGPVDLADQASVEGTFLLAAAAETRTALAPPGEPFTAFTGELLNALQVGIPHGPELLEFGALYRHMRINLAAKGRPAPQARDRNTGAQLALGRNPAYLPATGSDPPNGKNHALERSWPDPSDIRTVKGFFKALSDVRVTSGLTHQLVSQRSGGRVSASTVSRLLNRESLPRTWQTTAAYLSACGVSDAQVAEWQAAWMRLLAETAIEAAVQDAPRPSQGRSPTLIERLAGRLSRRNGRS; the protein is encoded by the coding sequence GTGAGTGTCCTTCCCGACCCTGGCGCGACCCGTGCTGTGCTGATAGGCACGAGTCGCTATGACCACCTTGAGCAACTGCCGGCAGTGTCCAACAACCTGACAGCTTTGGCTGCTGCGCTGGCAGAACCCTTCTCATGGGGGTTGCCGCCGGAACACTGCGTGACACTCTCCAACCCCACGACTGCTGAGATGACCATGTCCGCAGTACGGGCGGCAGCCGAGCAAGCGCGTGACACGGTACTCATCTACTTTGCGGGGCATGGGCTGGTTGACCCAGAAAACGATCTCTATCTGGCCATGCCGCAGTCTAGGCAGCAACGGGTCGAGACCGGGTTGTCCTATAGATGGCTCCGGCAGGCGCTTCTAAACGGTCGAGCCGAGCGATGTGTCGTCGTCCTCGACTGCTGTTACAGCGGCCTAGCGCTGGGGGCGATGGGCGGACCGGTAGACCTGGCCGATCAGGCATCCGTGGAGGGGACGTTCCTGCTGGCCGCTGCGGCAGAAACGCGCACAGCACTTGCCCCACCAGGTGAGCCGTTCACCGCCTTCACGGGAGAGCTCCTGAATGCCCTTCAGGTGGGCATACCCCACGGCCCTGAGTTGCTGGAGTTCGGCGCGCTGTACCGACACATGCGCATCAATCTGGCGGCCAAGGGGCGTCCCGCACCCCAGGCGAGAGACAGAAACACGGGAGCGCAGCTGGCTCTCGGTCGTAACCCTGCGTACCTACCTGCAACGGGTTCTGATCCTCCCAATGGCAAGAACCACGCGTTAGAACGCTCCTGGCCCGACCCCTCGGATATTCGCACTGTCAAGGGCTTCTTTAAGGCGTTGTCAGACGTTCGCGTTACGAGCGGCCTCACTCATCAACTGGTCAGCCAACGTTCTGGTGGACGCGTTTCAGCCAGCACCGTCAGTCGGCTCTTGAACCGCGAGAGCCTGCCTAGGACCTGGCAGACCACAGCGGCATACCTGTCGGCCTGCGGCGTTTCAGATGCACAGGTTGCCGAGTGGCAAGCCGCGTGGATGCGGCTGCTGGCAGAGACGGCGATCGAGGCGGCTGTTCAGGACGCCCCACGACCGAGTCAGGGACGTAGCCCCACGTTGATAGAGCGATTGGCAGGGAGACTTTCCCGACGAAACGGCCGCAGCTGA
- a CDS encoding phosphotransferase: MTDTTREDALTAVLPSLSDAFGLGAVSDRRFLAHGLMNRNWRLVTAAGVFALKEITDVPLPKVRRNLAVLLDLAREGIPVPAPLSAANGDLVAEVGGHGYCVLPWVDGEHLQGTDLPLDQVRDLGALLGRLHEGLRRHGPGRVPEQAPVAKVRDVTEADRAAAALLSRLPSAPVTDFDKAAAEALHDRRRLLARYADARPDGEVPAGPYGWTHGDFQYRNLLRREGRVVGILDWDRLGVRPYGEEVARTAQVQFGVGGVFDLDRVAAFCTGYRSVIDLSEGDLADAVKRLWWKRLTDFWQLEFYLDRQDPAFGEMFLTDEALLNWWTDCADEVQAAYAAR; encoded by the coding sequence GTGACGGATACGACTCGAGAAGATGCTCTGACGGCAGTGCTGCCTAGCCTGTCCGACGCGTTCGGGCTGGGCGCGGTGAGTGATCGGCGGTTCCTTGCCCATGGCCTGATGAACCGGAACTGGCGGCTTGTGACCGCTGCTGGAGTGTTCGCGCTCAAGGAGATCACCGATGTTCCTCTGCCGAAGGTCCGCAGGAACCTTGCGGTCCTCCTGGACTTGGCTCGCGAGGGCATCCCCGTGCCGGCGCCGCTGAGCGCGGCCAACGGTGACCTCGTGGCGGAAGTCGGTGGTCACGGCTACTGCGTCCTGCCGTGGGTGGACGGCGAGCACCTTCAAGGGACGGATCTCCCGCTCGACCAGGTGCGCGATCTCGGTGCTCTGCTGGGCCGCCTCCACGAGGGCTTGCGGCGGCATGGTCCCGGCCGAGTCCCGGAGCAGGCGCCGGTTGCGAAGGTCCGCGATGTGACCGAGGCCGACCGCGCGGCTGCTGCCCTCCTGAGCCGCTTGCCGTCCGCTCCGGTGACGGACTTCGACAAGGCCGCCGCCGAGGCCCTGCACGACCGGCGCCGCCTCCTCGCGCGGTACGCCGATGCCCGGCCGGACGGCGAGGTGCCGGCCGGGCCCTACGGGTGGACGCACGGCGATTTCCAGTACCGCAATCTGCTGCGCCGGGAGGGCCGGGTAGTGGGGATCCTGGACTGGGATCGGCTCGGGGTCCGGCCGTACGGAGAGGAGGTCGCGCGGACCGCGCAGGTGCAGTTCGGGGTCGGTGGTGTCTTCGACCTCGACCGTGTCGCTGCGTTCTGTACCGGATACCGGTCCGTGATCGATCTGTCCGAGGGCGACCTCGCCGACGCGGTGAAGCGGCTGTGGTGGAAGCGGCTGACCGATTTCTGGCAGCTGGAGTTCTACCTCGACCGCCAGGACCCCGCCTTCGGCGAGATGTTCCTGACGGACGAGGCACTGCTGAACTGGTGGACCGACTGCGCCGACGAGGTGCAGGCCGCCTACGCGGCCCGTTAG
- a CDS encoding phosphoribosyltransferase, protein MSNLLGAVDTARSNIERLAEPSVLHDAAEQVITVARRTGAQAVLAASPVAERLVGALLSSCSDLVGLSSQAAAYTQTVLIVDVNIASGTAVAQAARHARDLGARHVHAVVLHQLTAVAARAADCGVDGLDVLGEAPLARSCSTTDSGLW, encoded by the coding sequence ATGAGCAACCTCTTGGGCGCAGTGGACACAGCCCGCAGCAACATTGAACGGCTAGCCGAACCGAGCGTCTTGCACGACGCCGCTGAGCAAGTGATCACCGTTGCCCGACGCACCGGAGCGCAAGCCGTCCTCGCTGCCAGCCCCGTTGCCGAGCGTTTGGTTGGGGCGCTCCTGTCGTCGTGCAGCGATTTGGTCGGCCTGTCCTCGCAGGCGGCTGCCTACACGCAGACCGTATTAATTGTGGACGTCAACATTGCCAGCGGCACTGCGGTGGCACAGGCTGCTCGCCATGCCAGAGACCTCGGGGCTCGACACGTTCACGCGGTCGTCCTCCACCAGCTGACTGCAGTGGCAGCGCGAGCCGCCGACTGCGGCGTGGACGGGTTGGACGTACTCGGAGAAGCGCCGCTGGCCCGTTCCTGTTCTACGACGGATTCGGGTCTGTGGTAG
- a CDS encoding glycosyltransferase — translation MTDPDLSVIIPAYNEAEYLPRYLPTVFASLRAWETLSGLVGEVIVVDNASTDGTATVAKELGARVVTELVRSIGLARNSGAREAKGRMLFFVDADVALPLEGITAAVAAMDAGAVGGAIPPLYTPARFGARLLCAYWDHHRSRHGGAQGVNQFCTRDAFKAVHGYRPDYFMSEDMEFFARLTAYGRRTGGPVAVLEDLRVRPSTRRYDAWSTARMLWWQNPVVVRLGLTSPRFWRNWYATTVR, via the coding sequence GTGACCGACCCCGATCTGTCGGTGATCATCCCCGCCTACAACGAGGCCGAGTACCTGCCCCGCTACCTGCCCACCGTCTTCGCTTCCCTCCGGGCCTGGGAAACCCTCTCCGGCCTCGTGGGGGAGGTGATCGTGGTGGACAACGCCTCCACCGACGGCACCGCGACCGTCGCGAAGGAGCTGGGGGCCAGGGTGGTGACGGAGCTGGTCCGCAGCATCGGCCTGGCCCGGAACAGCGGAGCCCGCGAGGCCAAAGGGCGGATGCTGTTCTTCGTCGACGCCGACGTGGCCCTGCCGCTGGAGGGGATCACGGCCGCCGTGGCCGCGATGGACGCCGGAGCCGTCGGCGGGGCGATCCCGCCGCTCTACACCCCCGCCCGGTTCGGGGCCCGCCTGCTCTGTGCCTACTGGGACCACCACCGCTCCCGCCATGGGGGCGCCCAGGGCGTCAACCAGTTCTGCACCCGGGACGCCTTCAAGGCGGTACACGGCTACCGGCCGGACTACTTCATGAGCGAGGACATGGAGTTCTTCGCCCGCTTGACCGCCTACGGCCGCCGCACGGGCGGGCCGGTCGCGGTCCTCGAAGACCTCCGCGTGCGGCCCTCCACCCGCCGCTACGACGCCTGGTCCACGGCCCGGATGCTCTGGTGGCAAAACCCGGTGGTCGTCCGCCTCGGCCTGACCTCGCCCCGCTTCTGGCGCAACTGGTACGCCACCACCGTCCGATGA
- a CDS encoding serine/threonine-protein kinase translates to MSGTVIAQIGNRQVGNRISDRYEVLERLGGGSGGEVYRVFDEHLRAEVALKLFEPLQGQPATWDEAQALKKLQSQYLLPVYNADIASGTDIRYITMPVMDGDLESAAAPFGADVAKAVHWGQQLGYGLERIHAAGLLHRDVKPGNAFADNGNNVLLGDLGFAARMDGDGYTAANGTLATVAPEVLSTDKCSVASDVYSLAATLFYLLSGQYPSGPIAVRPTARRERILHAQFDKLRDIAPHVSQGLGSVVERGLSIDPAARPRSAQELANQLAQCSQPHRPWRRVTPHAGHDQCFEGGATNTAKAVSVCAVQDERRRYSIEVRHPAGRRARQHEKGGVQPESLPAALRTVLRNLK, encoded by the coding sequence ATGTCGGGAACGGTCATCGCCCAGATCGGCAACCGCCAGGTCGGGAACCGCATCAGTGATCGCTACGAGGTGCTGGAACGCCTTGGGGGTGGATCTGGCGGCGAGGTCTATCGTGTCTTCGATGAGCACCTTCGCGCTGAGGTGGCGCTAAAGCTCTTCGAACCGCTGCAAGGCCAGCCGGCGACGTGGGACGAAGCCCAGGCCCTCAAGAAGTTGCAGAGCCAGTACCTCCTCCCCGTCTATAACGCTGACATCGCCAGCGGGACTGACATCCGCTACATCACCATGCCCGTTATGGACGGCGACCTCGAGTCAGCCGCGGCACCGTTCGGTGCTGACGTTGCGAAGGCAGTGCACTGGGGCCAGCAGCTCGGGTACGGGCTCGAGCGCATCCATGCCGCTGGCCTACTCCATCGCGACGTCAAACCAGGAAACGCCTTCGCCGACAACGGAAACAACGTATTGCTGGGAGACCTCGGCTTCGCCGCACGGATGGATGGCGATGGCTATACGGCCGCAAACGGAACCCTCGCCACCGTGGCTCCAGAGGTGTTGAGCACCGACAAATGTTCGGTGGCCTCAGATGTCTACTCCCTAGCCGCCACCCTGTTTTACCTCCTGTCTGGGCAGTACCCGAGCGGGCCCATAGCCGTCCGCCCGACAGCCCGCAGGGAGCGGATCCTCCATGCCCAGTTCGACAAGCTGCGTGACATCGCCCCCCATGTCTCCCAGGGGCTCGGCAGTGTCGTCGAACGAGGACTCTCCATCGATCCAGCTGCTCGTCCCAGGAGTGCGCAAGAGCTCGCAAACCAACTCGCTCAGTGCTCACAACCTCACCGACCTTGGCGCCGTGTCACACCCCACGCCGGTCACGACCAGTGCTTTGAAGGGGGCGCCACCAATACGGCGAAGGCCGTCTCGGTCTGTGCGGTGCAGGACGAACGGCGGCGCTACAGCATCGAGGTACGCCACCCGGCAGGCCGGCGCGCACGCCAACACGAGAAGGGCGGAGTCCAACCGGAGAGCCTCCCGGCTGCTTTGCGCACTGTGCTTCGAAATTTGAAGTGA
- a CDS encoding glycosyltransferase family 8 protein, with protein MCIDARYLLPALVTLGSVADHLPVADRRESAVRVLTNGLSPGQAAVMESFARRCGFGSFDLRWQAAPPESVMADAAYISVATYLRFGFTPGFLDRPFLIYVDADVHVRGDLSAPLNGLPADRVGAVQDEFNPAVGQCPALPGVAERWPHLVGRTYFNAGMLWVPAPMLAPMRAGVQQALVGGRQYIKHNDQCALNIWLLSSGTAHPVRPVFNRFEVDRFLERGDWVRRVLRRPVTRRDGHVVHFVGGQKPWMRSCPGTEDVRAYRQQMHRTLRHLTGAGAL; from the coding sequence ATGTGCATCGATGCCCGCTACCTGCTACCCGCCCTGGTCACGCTCGGATCGGTCGCCGACCACTTGCCGGTGGCCGACCGCCGCGAGAGTGCGGTACGGGTACTGACCAACGGCCTGTCCCCGGGGCAGGCCGCTGTGATGGAGTCCTTCGCCCGCCGCTGCGGATTCGGCTCCTTCGACCTGCGCTGGCAGGCCGCGCCGCCCGAGAGTGTCATGGCGGACGCCGCCTACATCTCGGTCGCCACCTACCTGAGGTTCGGGTTCACCCCCGGCTTCCTCGACCGGCCGTTCCTGATCTACGTGGACGCCGACGTACACGTACGCGGCGACCTCTCCGCGCCCTTGAACGGGCTGCCGGCGGATCGGGTCGGCGCGGTACAGGACGAGTTCAACCCGGCCGTCGGCCAGTGCCCGGCACTGCCCGGGGTCGCCGAGCGCTGGCCCCACCTGGTCGGGCGCACCTACTTCAACGCCGGGATGCTGTGGGTCCCCGCGCCAATGCTCGCCCCCATGCGGGCCGGGGTCCAGCAGGCCCTGGTCGGCGGGCGGCAGTACATCAAGCACAACGACCAGTGCGCCCTGAACATTTGGCTGCTGTCCTCCGGGACCGCGCATCCGGTCAGGCCGGTGTTCAACCGGTTCGAGGTGGACCGGTTCCTCGAGCGGGGGGACTGGGTCCGCCGGGTCCTCCGACGCCCGGTCACCCGCCGGGACGGGCACGTGGTGCACTTCGTCGGGGGCCAGAAGCCGTGGATGCGCTCGTGCCCCGGCACGGAAGACGTGCGTGCCTACCGGCAGCAGATGCACCGCACGCTGCGGCACCTGACCGGGGCAGGTGCACTGTGA
- a CDS encoding effector-associated constant component EACC1: MPGGTLCRTMEVHGSTDSWRQGRGMRVDVRVAAEADELRSLHNWLRADTGIRRSSWLTLQEQPPEPGQMGGLVDVIQLVTDNGWSAASFVVALAAWKRTRPQDPRIEIRRGDTVIVLTQCSDGEIDHAVRALEAQAPDDAPDA; encoded by the coding sequence ATGCCAGGAGGCACGCTCTGTCGGACGATGGAGGTGCATGGGAGCACCGACAGCTGGAGACAGGGGAGAGGCATGCGTGTTGACGTACGGGTGGCGGCCGAGGCTGACGAGTTGCGCTCACTGCACAACTGGCTCCGGGCAGATACGGGCATCCGTAGGTCATCCTGGCTGACACTCCAGGAACAGCCTCCCGAGCCGGGGCAGATGGGCGGCCTGGTGGATGTCATCCAGTTGGTCACCGATAACGGGTGGAGCGCGGCCTCCTTCGTTGTCGCATTGGCCGCGTGGAAGCGAACAAGGCCCCAGGACCCGCGGATCGAGATCAGGCGGGGTGACACCGTGATCGTTCTTACGCAGTGCAGTGACGGTGAGATCGACCATGCCGTCCGAGCTCTTGAGGCTCAGGCTCCCGATGATGCCCCAGACGCGTGA
- a CDS encoding PIG-L deacetylase family protein, whose translation MIGEPQVTRLPLPDADGIYTFPTDLLTAHRAWMDSLTGAKEIMTLTAPLTLAPYWIEPRKPSGRPVVVIEPHHDDFVLSASGTFLARPRPLTVVTVFTRSRSVHPSLESTYNSVETVSGLRDREAAQSLLPLGAARVGLGHKDAEKPYRAPEPAQVDRITSELAEMLDGMDDAELLAPAAVTRHPDHLAVHEATRRLGCRWFWEDAAFWSTYGLSGCDRQLFRQRVRDVFEPELEDITATVLDKVTLLHMHGSQMHPARKMYRPIRHAYTVAANLLPDPDGPPRGQFAERFYRLGGSW comes from the coding sequence ATGATCGGAGAACCCCAGGTGACCCGCCTTCCCCTGCCGGACGCCGACGGCATCTACACCTTCCCCACCGACCTCCTGACCGCGCACCGGGCCTGGATGGACTCCCTGACCGGGGCGAAGGAGATCATGACGCTGACGGCGCCGCTGACCCTCGCGCCGTACTGGATCGAGCCGCGCAAGCCGTCCGGGCGGCCGGTGGTCGTCATCGAACCTCACCACGACGACTTCGTCCTGTCCGCCTCCGGGACCTTCCTCGCCCGTCCCCGACCGCTGACCGTGGTCACCGTCTTCACCCGCTCCCGCAGCGTCCACCCCTCCCTCGAAAGCACCTATAACAGCGTGGAGACGGTCTCCGGACTCCGCGACCGCGAAGCCGCCCAGTCCCTGTTGCCCCTGGGGGCGGCCCGGGTCGGCCTGGGGCACAAGGACGCCGAGAAACCCTATCGGGCACCCGAGCCCGCCCAGGTGGACCGGATCACCTCCGAACTCGCCGAGATGCTGGACGGGATGGACGACGCAGAGCTGCTCGCCCCGGCCGCCGTCACGCGCCACCCGGACCACCTCGCCGTCCACGAGGCGACGCGCCGCCTGGGCTGCCGGTGGTTCTGGGAGGACGCCGCCTTCTGGTCCACGTACGGATTGTCCGGATGCGACCGGCAGCTGTTCCGACAGCGGGTGCGCGATGTCTTCGAACCGGAGCTGGAGGACATCACGGCCACCGTCCTGGACAAGGTGACCCTGCTGCACATGCACGGCTCGCAGATGCACCCCGCGCGGAAGATGTACCGGCCGATCCGGCACGCCTACACCGTCGCCGCCAACCTGCTGCCCGACCCGGACGGCCCTCCGCGGGGCCAGTTCGCGGAACGCTTCTACCGGCTCGGGGGGTCGTGGTGA
- a CDS encoding phosphotransferase, whose protein sequence is MVLAVERACTELAGSAPAETVRVRNGPKTAVYRVRLADGRPVVVKLFAVDGTHGAVDEARLLAAVTAAGRVRVPTVIGYGPVPGLTVSALVTTDAGTSTLGDAVRAGQMPRPAALLRLALLMAAFHSVKAPAGVPLAPGIGQQVSALAAHCPKQVFVRLAPALEVIAAGARLERLVWCHGDLHLENVICGGDRRLTVGEHGRPRLHDYLVDFEAATVEVPEYDLAQTLVTCDALEPSDRLFVAAAYGRPVDTRLLDAYVAFQAVRGWTYAAHREGRDRDAWAARLHLALSPHSGRTAL, encoded by the coding sequence ATGGTCCTGGCAGTGGAGAGGGCCTGCACGGAACTGGCCGGGTCGGCTCCGGCGGAGACGGTCCGCGTCCGCAACGGACCGAAAACGGCCGTCTACCGCGTCCGTCTCGCCGACGGCCGCCCGGTGGTGGTCAAGCTGTTCGCGGTCGACGGCACCCACGGCGCTGTCGACGAGGCCCGCCTCCTGGCCGCCGTCACCGCCGCCGGGCGGGTGCGGGTGCCGACCGTGATCGGGTACGGGCCGGTTCCCGGCCTGACCGTCTCTGCCCTGGTCACCACCGATGCCGGAACGAGCACCTTGGGGGATGCCGTCCGAGCCGGGCAGATGCCGCGTCCGGCGGCACTGCTGAGGCTCGCCCTGCTGATGGCTGCCTTCCATAGCGTCAAGGCCCCAGCCGGGGTCCCCCTGGCGCCAGGCATCGGCCAGCAGGTCAGCGCTCTGGCCGCCCACTGCCCCAAGCAGGTCTTCGTCCGGCTCGCTCCCGCCCTGGAGGTCATCGCGGCCGGGGCACGCCTGGAACGGCTCGTGTGGTGCCACGGAGACCTGCACCTGGAGAACGTGATCTGCGGAGGCGACCGACGCCTCACCGTAGGCGAACACGGCCGGCCCCGCCTCCACGACTACCTCGTGGACTTCGAGGCCGCGACCGTGGAGGTCCCCGAGTACGACCTCGCCCAGACCCTCGTGACCTGCGACGCCCTGGAGCCGTCCGACCGGTTGTTCGTGGCCGCTGCCTACGGACGGCCCGTCGACACCCGACTCCTGGACGCCTACGTGGCCTTCCAGGCCGTACGCGGCTGGACCTATGCCGCCCACCGGGAGGGCCGCGACCGCGACGCCTGGGCGGCCCGCCTGCACCTTGCCCTGTCCCCACACTCAGGAAGGACCGCGCTGTGA
- a CDS encoding serine hydrolase domain-containing protein, producing MTTPSTPRIEDLLQTGVREEVYPGAVWAVGDADGIRASGAVGLLDPDRPDEPMRLDTVFDVASLTKILAVWSTIGTLAEEGKLQLHAPLGAFWDEVAGHPLAEATTHHLLNHTAGLPLRANLKNLYGTDPQDIRDGVLHEALHRPPGEAVEYTDRAALVLGYLAEHLSGQPLDRLATDRVWHPLGMTRTRFGPLPAAEVARCAPTEYDDTTGTHLKGTAHDFSARLLGGVCGIAGTFSVLDDLALFLRHMLTPTRAAFGPTWIKDSLRLQTGALTPARGLFWHPAPGTALAEDIWVHYGFTGTGMWISPAQDRWAVLLTNKLRFNRDREPLTEIRNIFRAAVFAAENAE from the coding sequence ATGACGACACCCTCCACCCCCCGAATCGAAGACCTCCTGCAGACCGGCGTACGCGAGGAGGTCTACCCCGGCGCGGTGTGGGCGGTCGGGGACGCCGACGGCATCCGCGCGAGCGGAGCCGTCGGCCTCCTCGACCCCGACCGGCCCGACGAACCGATGCGGCTGGACACCGTCTTCGACGTGGCCAGCCTCACCAAGATCCTTGCCGTCTGGTCCACGATCGGCACTCTCGCGGAAGAGGGGAAACTCCAGCTCCACGCTCCCCTGGGCGCCTTCTGGGACGAAGTCGCGGGTCACCCCCTGGCCGAGGCCACGACCCATCACCTGCTCAACCACACCGCGGGCCTGCCCCTGCGCGCCAACCTGAAGAACCTCTACGGCACCGACCCCCAGGACATCCGCGACGGCGTCCTCCACGAAGCCCTCCACCGCCCACCGGGCGAAGCCGTCGAGTACACCGACCGGGCCGCCCTCGTCCTCGGCTACCTCGCCGAACACCTCTCGGGCCAGCCCCTGGACCGGCTCGCCACGGACCGCGTCTGGCACCCCCTCGGCATGACCCGCACCCGCTTCGGCCCCCTCCCCGCCGCCGAGGTGGCCCGCTGCGCCCCCACCGAGTACGACGACACCACCGGCACTCACCTCAAGGGCACCGCCCACGACTTCTCCGCCCGCCTCCTCGGCGGCGTCTGCGGCATCGCCGGCACCTTCTCCGTCCTCGACGACCTCGCCCTCTTCCTCCGCCACATGCTCACCCCCACCCGGGCCGCCTTCGGTCCGACCTGGATCAAGGACTCCCTCCGCCTCCAGACCGGCGCCCTCACCCCCGCCCGAGGCCTCTTCTGGCACCCCGCCCCCGGCACCGCCCTCGCCGAGGACATCTGGGTCCACTACGGCTTCACTGGCACGGGCATGTGGATCAGCCCGGCCCAGGACCGCTGGGCTGTCCTCCTCACCAACAAGCTCCGCTTCAACCGCGACCGCGAGCCCCTGACTGAGATCCGCAACATCTTCCGAGCGGCCGTCTTCGCCGCTGAGAACGCGGAATGA
- a CDS encoding glycosyltransferase, whose product MKGLLAEARPELVVTSQERAADLAALARRSSRVAGWLHSVSANSMGVLHGRPHVALATSKFVAGRTHAHSDTKTVAFYPPFAPAEGAGHLLAAGPGTAGRVPGGVLMVNPIPAKGAALLHQLIRRLPALRFTPVEGWWDTADEFTAYPNVHWVPRTYAMGRLYSANDLLLVPSQVEDAFPRVIVEAGLHGVPTIGSSRGGIPEALGDGGVILHPDDGDGWVQAIESADRTGLGAKARAGAEPLVRPCLPELAAAGLIPAAAGAG is encoded by the coding sequence ATGAAGGGCCTCCTGGCCGAGGCCCGGCCGGAACTGGTGGTGACATCGCAGGAGCGGGCTGCCGACCTCGCCGCCCTTGCCCGCCGGTCCTCGCGGGTCGCCGGATGGCTGCACTCGGTCTCGGCCAACAGCATGGGCGTCCTCCACGGCCGACCGCACGTCGCCCTCGCCACGTCGAAGTTCGTCGCCGGACGCACCCATGCCCACTCCGACACGAAGACCGTCGCCTTCTACCCGCCCTTCGCGCCAGCCGAAGGCGCCGGGCACCTCCTCGCCGCGGGGCCCGGCACAGCCGGTCGCGTCCCCGGCGGCGTGCTGATGGTCAACCCCATCCCCGCCAAGGGCGCGGCCCTCCTGCACCAGCTGATCCGCAGGTTGCCCGCCCTCCGGTTCACCCCCGTCGAGGGTTGGTGGGACACGGCCGACGAGTTCACCGCGTACCCGAACGTCCACTGGGTCCCCCGCACATACGCCATGGGACGGCTCTACTCCGCGAACGACCTGCTGCTCGTGCCCTCCCAGGTCGAGGACGCCTTCCCCCGGGTGATCGTGGAAGCCGGACTCCACGGCGTCCCCACGATCGGCTCGTCCCGCGGCGGCATTCCCGAGGCGCTCGGTGACGGCGGAGTGATCCTCCACCCCGACGACGGGGACGGCTGGGTGCAGGCGATCGAGTCGGCCGACCGGACCGGCCTCGGCGCGAAGGCCCGCGCCGGGGCAGAGCCGCTGGTCCGGCCGTGCCTGCCCGAGCTGGCTGCCGCCGGGCTCATCCCGGCGGCAGCAGGCGCCGGCTAA
- a CDS encoding serine hydrolase domain-containing protein, giving the protein MRAQTRQFQGGRRRRAVSAVVAVTVGVLTLGALAPPSVSAAAGADAVQRALNGLVRDDGMPAALASVQARDGRTRTYTAGVGDLATGSKVPVDGQVRIGSNTKAFTAVVVLQLVAEGRIGLDTTVDTYLPGLVRGEGIDGSRIKVRQLLQHTSGLPDYSRYLGEDARYYDPRELLDTALRHPADFDPGKSWKYSNTNYVLAGLLVQKVTGRPLAQEMDRRIIKPIGLRHTYFPAPGDASIREPHPHGYLRDAPDGPLRDITEIDPSWGWAAGQLISTNSDLNRFFTALLGGRLLPPAQLAEMRTTVPAEATFGPGARYGLGIVSRPLPCGGLSWGHGGSFPGYETRGGATDDGRAAHVAVTTQLTDEAARRNLEHAVGTALCP; this is encoded by the coding sequence ATGCGAGCTCAGACCCGGCAGTTTCAGGGCGGACGGCGGCGACGGGCCGTGTCGGCCGTGGTCGCGGTGACCGTCGGCGTGTTGACGCTGGGCGCTCTCGCGCCGCCCTCCGTCTCGGCCGCGGCCGGTGCGGACGCTGTCCAGCGGGCCCTGAACGGGCTGGTGCGTGATGACGGTATGCCCGCCGCCCTGGCGTCCGTCCAGGCCCGTGACGGCCGCACCCGCACCTACACGGCGGGGGTCGGTGACCTGGCCACCGGCTCGAAGGTACCCGTGGACGGCCAGGTACGGATCGGGAGCAACACCAAGGCGTTCACCGCGGTGGTGGTCCTGCAGTTGGTCGCCGAGGGGAGGATCGGCCTCGACACCACGGTGGACACCTACCTGCCCGGCCTGGTCCGAGGTGAGGGCATCGACGGAAGCCGCATCAAGGTCCGCCAGCTCCTCCAGCACACCAGCGGACTCCCCGACTACAGCAGGTACCTCGGGGAGGACGCGCGGTACTACGACCCCCGCGAGCTGCTCGACACGGCCCTGCGGCACCCGGCCGACTTCGACCCCGGGAAGAGTTGGAAGTACAGCAACACCAACTACGTGCTCGCCGGCCTGCTCGTACAGAAGGTCACGGGCCGCCCCCTGGCGCAGGAGATGGACCGGCGCATCATCAAGCCCATCGGGCTGCGCCACACCTACTTCCCCGCCCCCGGTGACGCGAGCATCAGGGAGCCCCACCCCCACGGCTACCTCCGCGACGCGCCGGACGGACCGCTGCGCGACATCACGGAGATCGACCCCTCCTGGGGCTGGGCCGCAGGCCAGTTGATCTCCACCAACTCCGACCTCAACCGCTTCTTCACCGCGCTCCTCGGCGGCCGCCTCCTCCCGCCGGCCCAGCTCGCCGAGATGCGCACCACCGTCCCCGCCGAAGCGACCTTCGGCCCCGGCGCCCGCTACGGACTCGGCATCGTCAGCCGGCCGCTGCCGTGCGGCGGTCTCTCCTGGGGCCACGGCGGCAGCTTCCCGGGCTACGAGACGCGGGGCGGCGCCACCGACGACGGCCGTGCCGCCCACGTAGCGGTCACCACGCAGCTCACCGACGAGGCGGCCCGCAGGAACCTCGAACACGCCGTGGGCACCGCCCTGTGCCCCTGA